One Chromobacterium paludis genomic window carries:
- a CDS encoding chemotaxis protein CheA codes for MKNDAMSAAFAIFMDEARDLIGQMEDILLRLEAGGAGADDLPALFRCAHTIKGSAGMFGLEEVVRFTHVVESVLDELRNGAFVFDSDLASVLLDCQDHIAGLIAAVAEGGEADRARSDALIPQLSRWLAQEAAPAARASAPAPLEPAGPREEASSSPFWHLSLRFSPAILGDGMDPLKFINYLNHYGRIQHVETVCDHLPPLEAADPELCYLGFEVVLDSAASEEEIASVFAFCAGNASIVILPPRSPLDKFLRLIQFLPEEPGRVGEILLACGSLTPDQLYQLFVLPQGEALPAEPAEVGEASPAAVPPKPKREEERRPAEGGSLKVPACRLDALIDRVGELVIAGAGNQALAAKTAQPAMLEAASQLLALVEAVRDMALQLRMVAIGEVFSRFPRVVRDVAKELGKEIELRISGAEAELDKSMVDKIADPLMHLLRNAMDHGIEPVETRIARGKPMQGTVSLKAYHESGAIMIEVSDDGGGLDPERILRKAVEKGIVAEGGNLSVRDIHQLILAPGFSTAERVTNLSGRGVGMDVVKSNIESLRGTLEIESEYGRGTTMRLCLPLTLAIIDGFHVGVGDAQFIVPLDMVVECLELPPGLEEMEYMDKDGVALPFVRLRQLFGERGQAHPRPRVVTVSFAGKRIGLVVDRIYGKCQTVIKPLGALFQHVPCVTGSTILGDGEVALIIDVVQLIQGVVARESQSRRQSAPAAIHAPALTI; via the coding sequence ATGAAAAACGACGCCATGTCCGCCGCTTTTGCCATTTTCATGGATGAGGCGCGCGACCTGATAGGCCAGATGGAAGACATCCTGCTGCGGCTGGAAGCCGGCGGCGCGGGCGCCGACGATTTGCCCGCGCTGTTCCGTTGCGCGCACACCATCAAGGGTTCGGCCGGCATGTTCGGCCTGGAGGAGGTGGTGCGCTTCACCCATGTGGTGGAAAGCGTGCTGGACGAATTGCGCAACGGCGCCTTTGTGTTTGATTCGGACTTGGCCAGCGTGCTGCTGGATTGCCAAGACCATATCGCCGGGCTGATCGCCGCGGTGGCGGAAGGCGGCGAGGCGGACCGCGCCCGCAGCGATGCGCTGATTCCGCAGTTGTCGCGCTGGCTGGCGCAGGAGGCGGCGCCCGCCGCGCGCGCCAGCGCGCCGGCCCCGCTAGAGCCGGCGGGGCCGCGCGAGGAGGCGTCATCGTCGCCATTCTGGCATCTCTCCCTGCGCTTTTCCCCGGCCATCCTAGGCGACGGCATGGACCCGCTCAAATTCATCAACTACCTGAACCATTATGGCCGCATCCAGCATGTGGAAACGGTTTGCGACCATTTGCCGCCGCTGGAGGCGGCGGACCCGGAACTGTGCTACCTGGGGTTCGAGGTGGTCTTGGACAGCGCGGCCAGCGAGGAGGAGATCGCCAGCGTGTTCGCGTTCTGCGCCGGCAACGCCAGCATTGTCATCCTGCCGCCGCGCAGCCCGCTGGACAAGTTTCTGCGCCTGATTCAATTCCTGCCGGAAGAGCCCGGCCGGGTGGGGGAAATCCTGCTGGCTTGCGGATCTTTGACGCCAGATCAGCTATACCAGCTGTTTGTCCTGCCGCAGGGTGAGGCCTTGCCGGCCGAGCCAGCCGAAGTCGGCGAAGCATCACCGGCGGCGGTTCCGCCCAAGCCCAAGCGCGAGGAGGAGCGGCGCCCCGCCGAGGGCGGCAGCCTCAAAGTGCCGGCTTGCCGGCTGGACGCGCTGATCGACCGCGTGGGCGAGCTGGTCATCGCCGGCGCCGGCAATCAGGCCCTGGCCGCCAAAACCGCCCAGCCGGCCATGCTGGAGGCCGCGTCCCAGCTGCTGGCGCTGGTGGAGGCGGTGCGCGACATGGCGCTGCAGCTGCGCATGGTGGCGATAGGCGAGGTTTTTTCCCGTTTTCCGCGCGTGGTCCGCGACGTGGCCAAAGAACTGGGCAAAGAGATAGAGCTGCGCATCTCCGGCGCGGAGGCGGAGCTGGACAAGTCCATGGTGGACAAGATCGCGGACCCCTTGATGCACTTGCTGCGCAATGCCATGGACCACGGCATCGAGCCGGTGGAGACGCGCATCGCGCGCGGGAAACCCATGCAGGGCACGGTGTCGCTGAAGGCCTACCATGAGTCAGGCGCGATCATGATCGAGGTGTCCGACGACGGCGGCGGCCTGGATCCGGAGAGGATACTGCGCAAGGCGGTGGAGAAGGGCATTGTCGCCGAGGGGGGCAACCTGTCCGTGCGCGACATTCATCAACTGATACTGGCGCCCGGCTTTTCCACGGCGGAGCGTGTCACCAATCTGTCCGGTCGCGGCGTCGGCATGGACGTGGTGAAAAGCAATATCGAGTCGCTGCGCGGCACGCTGGAGATCGAGTCGGAATACGGCCGCGGCACCACCATGCGGCTGTGCCTGCCGCTGACGCTGGCCATCATCGACGGCTTCCATGTCGGCGTGGGCGACGCCCAGTTCATCGTGCCGCTGGACATGGTGGTGGAGTGCCTGGAGCTGCCGCCGGGATTGGAGGAGATGGAGTACATGGACAAGGATGGCGTTGCCTTGCCCTTTGTCCGTTTGCGCCAGCTGTTCGGCGAGCGTGGACAGGCCCATCCGCGTCCGCGCGTGGTGACGGTCAGTTTCGCCGGCAAGCGCATCGGCCTGGTGGTGGACCGGATTTACGGCAAATGCCAAACCGTCATCAAGCCCTTGGGCGCGCTGTTCCAGCATGTGCC
- a CDS encoding STAS domain-containing protein codes for MDYSLEFDAATGCHLFRGELGIYTASSVYAAWMQLLRTDGPHSIDLAGVTEIDTAGLQLILLAKRRAGSSVRFCNASEPVRDAVRLIHLESLLEPSAVASL; via the coding sequence ATGGACTACAGCCTGGAATTCGACGCGGCAACGGGATGCCACCTGTTCAGGGGCGAATTGGGCATCTACACCGCCTCCTCGGTGTACGCGGCCTGGATGCAGCTGTTGCGGACCGATGGCCCGCATAGCATAGACCTGGCCGGGGTCACGGAAATCGACACCGCCGGCCTGCAGCTGATCTTGCTGGCCAAGCGCCGGGCCGGTTCGAGCGTGCGCTTCTGCAATGCTTCCGAACCGGTGCGGGACGCGGTGCGGCTGATCCATCTGGAGAGCCTGCTGGAACCGTCAGCCGTCGCCAGCCTGTGA
- a CDS encoding response regulator encodes MAKLILVVDDSASLRSVVAMTLTDAGYEVIEACDGADALSKLKGQRVSLVISDVNMPNMDGFTFIQELKKNPAYKCAPVIMLTTEVAEDKKKAGQSAGAKAWMVKPFQPKQMLAAVELLAS; translated from the coding sequence ATGGCAAAACTGATACTGGTGGTGGACGATTCCGCGTCCCTGCGTTCCGTGGTGGCGATGACGCTGACCGATGCCGGCTACGAGGTGATCGAGGCCTGCGACGGCGCCGACGCCTTGTCCAAACTGAAGGGGCAGCGCGTCAGCCTGGTGATCTCGGACGTGAACATGCCCAATATGGACGGTTTCACTTTCATCCAGGAACTGAAGAAAAACCCGGCGTACAAGTGCGCGCCGGTGATCATGCTGACCACGGAGGTGGCGGAGGACAAGAAGAAGGCCGGCCAGTCCGCCGGCGCCAAGGCCTGGATGGTCAAGCCGTTTCAGCCCAAGCAGATGCTGGCGGCCGTGGAATTGTTGGCGAGCTGA
- a CDS encoding chemotaxis protein CheW: MAGYPVSNSGTATGAAQRESNGGKLYLAFSLGGSAYSIEIERIREIIEYDTPTAVPMMPAAVCGVINLRGAVVPVLDLAVRFGRGPIVVSRRSCYVIVEVEYEEAMHVIGLLVDRVTAVVEIDDADIEPPPAFGAQIDVDFIAGLARHENRFLIILNVARALSIAEMSAVARMEERDLRQADLV, encoded by the coding sequence ATGGCTGGCTATCCAGTATCCAATTCAGGCACGGCGACAGGCGCCGCGCAGCGGGAGTCCAACGGCGGCAAGCTCTACCTCGCCTTCAGCCTGGGCGGAAGCGCTTACTCCATCGAGATCGAGCGCATCCGCGAAATCATCGAGTACGACACGCCGACGGCGGTGCCGATGATGCCGGCCGCCGTGTGCGGGGTGATCAATCTGCGCGGCGCGGTGGTGCCGGTGCTGGACCTGGCGGTCCGTTTTGGCCGAGGCCCCATCGTGGTGAGCCGCCGCAGCTGTTATGTGATTGTGGAAGTGGAGTACGAGGAGGCGATGCACGTCATCGGCCTGCTGGTGGACCGGGTGACCGCCGTGGTGGAGATAGACGATGCGGATATCGAGCCGCCGCCGGCGTTTGGCGCGCAGATAGACGTCGACTTCATCGCCGGCCTGGCGCGGCATGAAAATCGTTTCCTGATCATTTTGAATGTCGCGCGGGCCTTGTCCATCGCGGAGATGTCCGCGGTGGCGCGGATGGAAGAGCGAGACCTGCGCCAAGCCGATCTGGTTTGA
- a CDS encoding methyl-accepting chemotaxis protein, giving the protein MALFDNRKRAVSASLTLLIVLAVISDIALLIAQGSANEGARIGLHVAALAGAISLPLLWVAAWLSRGPANSLPAIAEGLERMAAGQLNLRLPTAGHDEADRIAGLTMQIQSNLQALLTEMKRMSSEHEAGDIDVRMDEAQFQGAYREMVSGINQMVAGHISVKKKAMACIKEFGEGNFDAQLETFPGKKRFINDTIEELRGNIQTFIGDMNHMSAEHDAGDIDVRMDEAKFKGAYRTMAAGVNNMVAGHIAVKKKAMACVKAFGEGNFDAQLETFPGKKRFINDTVEQVRANIQAFIGEMKHMSVEHDAGDIDVRMDESKFEGAYRTMAAGVNTMVAGHIAAKKKAMACIQAFGEGNMEAPLEAFPGKKRFINDIVEQVRANIKTLIADTDMLVQASLEGRLEARANANAHRGDFRRIVEGINKTLDGMAGPVKEVMRVMEALATGNLTCSVEGQYAGDFDQLKRSVNTSVDQLAQTIRQVSEAIEEISNALSQVNSASQMLSQNATEQAASLEQTTSSMEEMSASIAQNTDNAVVTDGIASQSAKDAIRGGESVDGTVKAMRSIADKIGIIDDIAYRTDLLALNAAIEAARAGEHGKGFAVVAAEVRKLAERSQIAAQEISSLAASSVQTAEQAGQLLSEMLPSINKTADLVREITAASNEQSMGASQINTAMNQLNLTTQQTASASEELAATAQSVAEQAELLRNLMDQFELRDSQGNAMRDTMALMRGGNRSYA; this is encoded by the coding sequence ATGGCTTTGTTTGATAACCGAAAGCGCGCGGTAAGCGCATCGTTGACGCTCTTGATTGTGTTGGCGGTGATTTCCGATATCGCCTTGCTCATCGCGCAGGGCAGCGCCAATGAAGGCGCGAGGATTGGGCTGCATGTCGCCGCATTGGCCGGCGCGATTTCCCTGCCCTTGTTATGGGTGGCGGCATGGCTGTCCCGCGGCCCGGCAAACAGCCTGCCGGCCATCGCCGAGGGTTTGGAGCGGATGGCGGCCGGCCAGCTCAATCTTCGTCTGCCGACGGCTGGCCATGACGAGGCCGATCGCATCGCCGGCTTGACCATGCAAATTCAGTCGAACTTGCAGGCATTGCTGACCGAAATGAAGCGCATGTCCAGCGAGCATGAGGCCGGCGATATCGACGTGCGCATGGATGAGGCCCAGTTCCAGGGGGCCTACCGCGAGATGGTGAGCGGCATCAATCAGATGGTGGCCGGCCATATTTCAGTGAAGAAAAAGGCCATGGCCTGCATCAAGGAATTCGGCGAAGGCAATTTCGACGCCCAGCTGGAAACCTTCCCCGGCAAGAAGCGCTTCATCAACGATACGATCGAGGAGCTGCGCGGCAATATCCAGACCTTCATCGGCGACATGAACCACATGTCGGCCGAGCATGACGCGGGCGATATCGACGTGCGCATGGACGAGGCCAAATTCAAGGGCGCGTACCGGACCATGGCGGCGGGCGTCAACAATATGGTGGCCGGCCATATCGCGGTGAAGAAAAAGGCCATGGCTTGCGTCAAGGCGTTCGGCGAGGGGAATTTCGACGCCCAGCTGGAAACCTTCCCCGGCAAGAAGCGCTTCATCAACGACACGGTTGAGCAAGTGCGCGCCAATATCCAGGCCTTTATCGGCGAGATGAAGCATATGTCGGTCGAGCACGACGCCGGCGATATCGACGTGCGCATGGATGAGAGCAAATTCGAGGGCGCGTATCGGACCATGGCGGCCGGGGTCAACACCATGGTGGCCGGCCATATCGCGGCGAAGAAAAAAGCCATGGCCTGCATCCAGGCATTCGGCGAGGGCAATATGGAAGCGCCGCTGGAAGCCTTTCCGGGCAAGAAGCGCTTCATCAACGACATCGTCGAACAGGTGCGAGCCAATATCAAGACGCTGATCGCGGACACCGACATGCTGGTTCAGGCCTCGCTGGAGGGGCGCCTGGAAGCGCGGGCCAACGCCAATGCGCATCGCGGCGATTTCCGCCGCATTGTCGAGGGCATCAACAAGACGCTGGACGGCATGGCGGGGCCGGTGAAGGAGGTGATGCGGGTGATGGAGGCGCTGGCCACCGGCAACCTGACTTGCTCGGTGGAAGGGCAGTACGCCGGCGATTTCGACCAGCTCAAGCGCTCGGTCAATACCAGCGTCGACCAGCTGGCTCAGACCATACGCCAGGTCAGCGAGGCGATAGAAGAGATTTCCAACGCGCTGAGCCAGGTGAACAGCGCCTCGCAAATGCTGTCGCAGAACGCCACCGAGCAGGCGGCCAGCCTGGAGCAGACCACGTCCTCCATGGAGGAGATGTCGGCCTCCATCGCCCAGAACACCGACAACGCGGTGGTGACGGACGGCATCGCCAGCCAGTCGGCCAAGGACGCGATACGTGGCGGCGAATCGGTGGACGGGACGGTGAAGGCGATGCGCTCCATCGCCGACAAGATCGGCATCATCGACGACATCGCCTACCGCACGGACCTGTTGGCGCTGAACGCCGCCATCGAGGCCGCGCGGGCCGGCGAGCACGGCAAGGGCTTCGCCGTGGTGGCGGCCGAGGTCCGGAAACTGGCCGAGCGCAGCCAGATCGCCGCGCAGGAGATCAGCAGCCTGGCGGCCAGCAGCGTGCAAACGGCCGAACAGGCTGGCCAACTGTTGTCCGAGATGCTGCCATCCATCAACAAGACGGCCGATTTGGTGCGCGAAATCACGGCGGCGTCCAACGAGCAGAGCATGGGCGCCAGCCAGATCAATACGGCGATGAACCAGCTGAATCTGACCACGCAGCAAACCGCCTCGGCGTCGGAAGAACTGGCGGCGACCGCGCAGTCGGTGGCCGAGCAGGCGGAGCTGCTGCGCAACCTGATGGATCAATTCGAGCTGCGCGATTCGCAGGGCAACGCCATGCGCGACACCATGGCGCTGATGAGGGGCGGCAACCGCTCCTATGCCTGA
- a CDS encoding methyl-accepting chemotaxis protein, with protein MQSTIRLPLSLTVLPMLAASACASLLLSLHGVDALSLTAAAALLALAWGGRIGLRRDVVRFINASVQRHRAVDQAEAALHRDQAVYLDSLRLICQAMLPRWRQNVELARQQSESAIDGLVAEFRDIRGRLKKALGSSSGDDQDGLAATIGGARDELEAVLAELKAATAAKQQMMGDIASLVQLTEDLQKMAIEVGDIAARTNLLALNAAIEAARAGESGRGFAVVADEVRKLSNLSATTGASMREKVSTANQLVGGALAAAERLSSEDQRLLASSENAIAATLARINQAADGLAASSASLRAENLRVGEQVEQVLVNLQFQDRIAQIMGWVLSDMGRLDQRLAQDQEQARQGEAPQPICADGWVEKAESQYTTLEQAPHRHQADAQSSMILF; from the coding sequence ATGCAATCGACCATCCGCCTGCCGTTGAGCCTTACCGTCCTGCCCATGCTCGCGGCTTCGGCCTGCGCGTCCCTGCTGCTGAGCCTGCATGGCGTCGACGCGCTGTCGCTGACGGCGGCCGCAGCGCTGCTGGCCTTGGCTTGGGGCGGCCGCATTGGGTTGCGCCGGGATGTGGTCCGGTTCATCAATGCCTCCGTGCAGCGCCATCGCGCGGTCGATCAGGCCGAGGCGGCGCTGCACCGCGACCAGGCGGTGTATCTGGACTCGCTGCGGCTGATCTGCCAGGCCATGCTGCCGCGCTGGCGCCAGAACGTCGAGCTGGCGCGACAGCAGTCGGAATCGGCCATCGACGGGCTGGTGGCCGAATTCCGCGATATCCGCGGCCGGCTCAAGAAAGCCCTGGGCAGTTCCTCCGGCGATGACCAGGACGGACTGGCCGCCACCATAGGCGGCGCGCGCGATGAGCTGGAGGCCGTCCTGGCCGAGCTGAAGGCTGCCACGGCGGCCAAGCAGCAAATGATGGGCGATATCGCCTCCCTGGTGCAGTTGACCGAGGACCTGCAGAAGATGGCCATCGAGGTGGGCGACATCGCCGCGCGCACCAATCTCCTGGCGCTGAACGCCGCCATCGAGGCGGCGCGGGCGGGGGAGAGCGGGCGCGGCTTCGCCGTGGTCGCCGACGAAGTGAGGAAGCTATCCAATCTGTCCGCCACCACCGGCGCCAGCATGCGCGAGAAAGTGTCGACCGCCAATCAATTGGTGGGCGGCGCCCTGGCCGCGGCCGAGCGCTTGTCGAGCGAAGACCAACGCCTCCTCGCCAGCTCGGAAAACGCCATCGCGGCGACGCTGGCGCGCATCAATCAGGCCGCCGACGGCCTGGCGGCCTCCAGCGCCAGTTTGCGGGCGGAAAACCTGCGGGTAGGCGAACAGGTGGAGCAAGTGCTGGTGAATCTGCAATTTCAGGACCGCATCGCCCAGATCATGGGCTGGGTGCTGTCCGATATGGGGCGGCTGGACCAGCGATTGGCGCAGGACCAGGAACAGGCCCGGCAAGGCGAGGCGCCGCAGCCTATCTGTGCCGATGGCTGGGTGGAAAAGGCGGAAAGCCAGTACACCACCCTGGAGCAGGCGCCTCATCGACACCAGGCCGACGCGCAATCCAGCATGATTTTGTTTTAA